A DNA window from Mesoplasma coleopterae contains the following coding sequences:
- a CDS encoding TlyA family RNA methyltransferase, with protein MKKRLDEVLVEKELVSTRSKAKEQIVNRKEVYVNNTLITKAGFMVNETDLIEIKLKQSTFVSRAGLKLEKAIKDWKIDLNNKVCLDIGASTGGFTEVCLENKASLVYAVDVGTDQLDSSLKNNPLVKDMQKYNFRYAKPEDFNQTIDFFCCDVSFISLDKILPALNSLIKEQTYGVVLLKPEFEAGSELTKNGKVNLKSTHLQVIKNFIFYAKQNGFSVDRLTYSPIVGNKKQNIEYLAYLTKTENQKNWKEEELNKVVNQSWKYLT; from the coding sequence ATGAAAAAACGTTTAGATGAAGTTCTTGTAGAAAAAGAATTAGTTTCTACAAGAAGCAAGGCAAAAGAACAAATCGTTAATAGAAAAGAAGTATATGTAAATAATACTTTAATAACAAAAGCTGGTTTTATGGTAAACGAAACAGACTTAATTGAAATAAAATTGAAACAAAGCACTTTTGTTTCAAGAGCTGGTTTAAAGCTTGAAAAAGCAATTAAAGATTGAAAAATAGACTTAAACAATAAAGTATGTTTAGACATCGGAGCTTCAACTGGTGGTTTTACAGAAGTTTGTTTGGAAAATAAGGCAAGTTTAGTATATGCAGTTGATGTAGGAACTGATCAATTAGATTCTTCTTTAAAAAATAATCCTTTAGTAAAAGACATGCAAAAATATAATTTTAGATATGCAAAACCAGAAGATTTCAATCAAACAATTGATTTTTTTTGTTGTGATGTAAGTTTTATTTCATTAGACAAAATTTTACCGGCCTTAAATAGTTTAATTAAAGAACAAACATATGGTGTTGTATTATTAAAACCTGAATTTGAGGCAGGAAGTGAATTAACTAAAAATGGAAAAGTAAATTTAAAATCAACTCATCTGCAAGTTATTAAAAATTTTATATTTTATGCTAAGCAAAACGGTTTTTCAGTTGATAGATTAACTTATTCACCAATTGTTGGTAATAAAAAGCAAAATATTGAGTATTTAGCTTATTTAACTAAAACAGAAAATCAAAAAAATTGAAAAGAAGAAGAATTGAATAAGGTCGTTAATCAATCTTGAAAATATTTAACTTAA